The genomic interval ACATCAAATGCAAGTAAGTAATGTGATCAATTCTTTATTGAATTTGCATACTTCAACTTTCTTGAAATGTAATTACTTATTCAATTCTTTGTCTTCATTAGGAATTGTCCCAAGATTTTTAGTGATAAGCCATCCTTAGGAAACCATGTCGCTCAATTTCACTAAACATGGTGAGAGAGTGAAGAAATGAAGATGGAAACGAAGATGACAAAGGCTCATGAAAAAGAAGTAAAGATCAAGTAGGCTGGCGCAAAGAAGCGAACCTCATGAAGAAATGTAGAGAGGAAACAAAGCtttcttggtttttttttttcttctttcgtTAACAAATTGAGTGAAAATGATGATGTAATATTTTGGTgactatcttttttttttgtttttttagaagaGTTTTTGGTGACCATCAGACTATGTGATTGGTCAACGACATTTTTTTGGGTATTATAGACGAATTGACTCTTCTCTTGCTTTAAAACCAATATGGTTGAAAAGCCCATATTGGCTCCTAAAGCCGGTTGCGGAGCTCATCGAGTTTCGTTGTCTCGAATTTCATGTTGTTGCGAATGCTCACAGGTACTGTTTAGGGTTCTTGGGCTttgattgattttgattttgattctgGAGAGTGCTTATAATCGGGTTATGTCATGAGGTGTTTTGCtaaaagggaatcgggttttTGATATAATTTCTGGATTGAATTCCTTTTGTGATTCTGGGGATTGTGATTTTCCGATTCAGGCTTTCGTGTTCCTCGCTTAGCTTTTGATTTATACTCTCTTCTTGATTGTTGGTTTGGTTAAtggttttgtaaaatttgcCTCAGTGTCTGTAATTGGCTTTTAGTTTTTGTAGGATTTCGACTTAGATTACAGTGTATGAATTTCTGTGGTTATTCGTAAATTATCAGCTTAGAATGATTGGTTGTAGGCGGAGACTGCCCAGATTAATGTATCTGATTTAAGATGTGTATTTGAATTGTTAAAAATGGTTCCCTTTGAACTATGAGCTCTTGAATTGTTACCTTACTCATTTGGTTCGAGTATTTAAATTATTCATTTAAATGGGAAAGGGCAGGTTGTCTGATCCAAACATTTACTGTACCTGGGAAAGTTATCAGCTTGACTTGATCTGTATCTGGTCAAGCATCTAATGGCTCCATTCTGATGCTCTTTTGAATTGTAGCTATTAGATACGTGTGTGTAAGCAGTGTCTTTCAACATCAGCATTTATGATGTAATGCCTTAGCTCAGCTACCTAATGTATTGCCTATGATTTTCTCCTGTCTTTAAAACTGGGTAAGTAGGATCAATAAAACAGTCTAAAATGTATGTACTCTAATGGGTTTTTATCTTtgttgattgattgttttagcGGGAGTAGGATGCACAATGTTGAATAATTATGGTTTATATAGAACCTTAGAATGAAGTGGTGCTGTTCATgcctttttttaaaatttttttatttaaagtcCTGTATACATTGTCAGTAGACATGTAAGTAAGATCAAAGATTTTATGATCAGCTTTTATTGTTTGACAAAGTCAGATCTAACATGAACTTGAGAGGCAAAGATCATTCAgctttgaaaatgattgtagTAATACtgataaattatatacatatatcttTTTGTGTGCGGttatggtacaatatgatttCTTCCAACTGTGATTTCTTGAGTCACTTCCCACTTTATCACACTTGGGTTTCTTTATTGAATCTTAATATGTATCAACACCATCTTTGTAACATTGATATCTGTCACTGTccatatttctttttctcattgtTTCGATCTCTGTTACTTTTAATTCAAAACTACTCATAATGCTTAATTTAGTGAGAATACAAGACAAATATCAACTATATATGCTATTTATACAGGTTTCTGATATTTTTCCTGTATATACTACAACAAATTTTAGTATATGCAACGGATGTCTAATGCAAGGAATTAAAATTCTTCGTATTGAGACTTTTTTGCAAATTAAGTTGCATATCCTTGCATTTGGCTCTTATCATAGGCAAAGAATGTTTGGTGAAAGAGGGATGTCTGGTTCGCAACAATGATTCAATAGATTCAAAGTGTTTTTGAGATGATAATAGGCCCAAAATCAACAGGGCAGATTGTTCAAATAAGCTGCCAGAAACTCGCCTTTAGTGTTATAAAGAAAAAGTTGAACTTCTGCAGAGCGCCAAGCTCTTGTATACTAGACAATTGGTCTACCATGAAATCGAAGCCTtcagttttgtccttcttttttttttgctgttttattcttttcattttttgccCCAAATTTAAAGAATGAACTTCTGTCTAAATGTACTGAATTAAGATATCTTCTCATTGATCAATCTTTAAGTTTGCACCTTAATTAGctatttcattattctcaTATATTTGTAATGTAATTACCTGAAATGCTTCCTTTGGGTTGGTTAATGAGTGAAACTAACTAGTTGGAAACCAAGTGAACTCACCGGTTTACTTCTAAGTAAACTTGGTTTCTACCGGAGGTAccgttttcttttattttgtacTATTACCCATTCTGTTATCTGCATTTGTTTTCATGGAGATGCAAACTTCAATACATTATCTTGTACATAAGCCATTAGACAATGTAGTTAGTGATTGGAGTTAACTTATTTGGTCAATCTATTGTAAAACTTATGGCTGCAGTCCCAACTTCAAATATGCATGTAAGTCACCATTTCACTTTCAACAAAATCATTTTGATTAGCTCGAACTTTGGCATACCCTGTGATGCTAATATTTTCTTCTGATTTGTAATTTAGAGCAAAGTGACTCTTGATTAAAGGTTTTCACCCTGTGAATTTATTGACTGTACTTCTGTGTGGTGCATAGTTTGTTTATGGAGTTGATTGGATATGAATAGTTACGTAACACCCCTATTAGCTGAATACACTTTTGTCCACATTATACAAGTTTTTCTCTCAGTATACGtagttttgtttcattttcttaCTAACTGCGTGAACAACGGATAACAGTTTCTAAGTGTAAAAGTAAGTTGAATACGGTAAAGCTATTTTTTGATAACTCTTGGGAATTAACAACTGGCATGGGTATAGGTTTATCTATCTTTCTGATTCCAATCTTGGATGGTATATTTGGATTGTCTGAAGTGTTATCTGtcttatttaatatatttgtatattaCGCTTGAATTGTGAATATTTATGTATAGACATTGAGATTTACTGTAACCTGGAGTTTTAAGGTCAATAATTTCAAAAACAACataatatcatatatatgagtacATAAACTTTGTCATGATTGCAGAAATATATATTCATGTTTCATTTAATAATTGCAGTTGAgaatgatttttgttttccttGATCCAGAAGAGTTCTCAGAGTTGCAGGTATTTGAGGCTACTCCAGCTAGAAGTGATCTGCACTTCTGAAGAATTCTTGTGGTTATCTCAAGTCTTTGACTTAGGTTAGATGTCTTTGACATGGCTAGATTTTTGTGAATTTGTTGGTCATCATTGTGGAATTTTCCATATGTTATTGTTACTCTAAATTCTTATGAAAAGTAAATCGTTCCCTCAAAGCTTCAGACTGATTTTATTCTTGGATAAgaaattgatataaatattccTCCAGAAGGCATGTTTAATTGTTAAAATGACCTTGCCTGTACTAAATGCAAGGAATGATATGTAAGGAATTCTCCTTGCATATTAGTTAACTTTGATAGTTGCATTTTGTGACACTCAAATGCAAGAAATTTTAGTCATTGTATATGCTCTTCCGCAAGGGCTTGCAAATGGAAGGGATGTACCTTGCATTTGTGTGCAGGCAAGGGATTTCTGGTTTTTTACAAGGCAACAATTTCTTGCAAAAGGCCATTTCTCTtgttatatattgatcaccAAATCAAGCTTTTGAAGACATTTTAAAGATGCGGCATATATTAATCTTGTAATTAATGTATTCAAGAAATTAGTATTATTTATTGTAAATGAAGTGGGTGTTAAACTGATAATAGTATAATTATTTGTTGATTTAAGTGTACAACTTATATAGTTCTTGGTGATTTCAGATCCATATTTTAAGCTATCTATTCATTCATACTATTGTCTCTTGCTGTATAATCAGTTTATCTTGTCATCTGTCAAGAAGCAATATTTTTCTAGAATTAAAGACGTTATAGAAAATTCTTCTTCGTTTACACTTGAGAAATTTTTGTAGACCGCTCAAAAACATCAagaatatgtgtactcatttGTAACAATCATAGACATCAGGAAGTACAGAAACTGAACACAAAACCAAAAGACAGTGTCCGTGGCAGCATTTGCTTCCCTACTGATCCAAGACCAGTTGGCCAAAGACAATCACCCAAACGTTTGATCTCACGAAGCCAGGACAACAAAGACCAAGAGACCAATCCCTTTgggattttgaatttgataaaAGTGGAAGGCAATCTGTTTTTCAGAGAGAAAGTAAGCAAGTCGTTGCAGATTTCCGCAGAAATTGCTCGATCAGCACAAACCAAACCATTCTTTAGTGAAATCGTGAAGGAGCACTGCCGAACCACACAAGAAAGATTTAGAAAACCAAGTGGAATCTGTATTAATCTTAAACCACCTGCAGGAATCCAATATGAAAGAGCAGCATGGACAGTCCAacgatgaaattttttttggtagAAGAGaccattctttttttttaattaatatatattttttaagctCCTGATCTCTGAGAGAAAGAGACTTGAAGATGTGAAAAAAaaccattcttcttctttaatcATATGGTCTGTATGGGCCATGAAGAATCATATTTCTGATCAGTTTCTTTCACATTATTCTAATTTGAACAATTTTCATCCTCATGCCATGCAATCTCAAAGTAGGATACACAAAGAGGAGAATGTCGTGGAAAGTCCAACAGTTACAAGTGACGAGCATGCATATTATACATAAACTGCTCTGTTCAGGTTACTCCCTGGACAGATTTATTATTCTGTACATTTGCATTGTACATTGTACACTTACATGGAAATCTTGTCAAGCCAAGAACCTCTCTATCAAGTAACCAAAGAAGAAGCTCGTCTTGGCCCATCCACTAGTCTCAGGTGCTTTGGAAATCGTTGAAACTTTCTTAACATTGAACATCATAGTGTGTCCAATTTCCTCACGAAGAGCTTCGATTTTCTGAATATCCACCGAGTTGCCTGAAGAGTCTCTAACATAGAACACATTCAGTGCTTGTTCACCAATGGTTGAGACGCCTGCTCTTGAAACTGATAAGCCATTCTCCCTCAGGATCCTTGTTACTTCGGATAGCAAGCCTACCCTATCCTTTGCACATAACTCTAGCCTAAGCCCCTGAATGCCATTGTAATTTGATCCAAAATATTCATCAAGATTCTAGAAAGCATAAATTTCATGTATATGACATCAATAAAGCTTAAAAATTTCATGACTAAGTACGAGGAATAAAACTGAGTTATTTTATTGATAGATGATGCTCTCTTATAAAGGAGTTTACAACATATAATATTCTCATAAACAAACTCTATCAACTAATCGTTTGACTAGCTTAAATTTAGACTAGTTCAAACTGTTTAGATAAACACATAAGAATATTCTAAAAATAGGCATTGATTTAAAGTGAATATCACAATGTGGTTTGTTATGTATAGAAGGAGATTTTCCTACAAAAGGTGACTTGTAAAGGGTATAATCATTCTCTTTTTCAACTTTCAAACGCAGAATGGTTGTTTTTCTGTTGCAATCACTTTAGTTTatggatttttattattaaataaaatcatcttataCAGACCCAAATTTGAAGAAACTTCAGTAGGGAATTTCGTATAATTATGAGTTATGATAGATACAGGGATATAGGCTCCACTAATCATCATGATACCTGTTTCAAGCATAATATCAGAAAACCTTAGTGCTTAACTGTGATCTTAATGTTAGCTGTGcaaatatatgtatgtttcttTACTACAGCATTCTAAGACACAGTAATATTTAACCCTTGGGTTAATTGACTACATATTTGACCCTTTGCTCAGTGAATATAATTTAAGACAGTAATATATTagatggatgatttttcttgttttccaCTTATtcctctaaatatatatatatatatatattgagattTAATTTTTAAGGTTTTGAAGTGTCCTTGGGAGGCATTAGGGAAGGACGTTACCATGTAACCACTATTTATGATTGTATCATTCAGTTCTTTCTGCCAAAAATTATCTTTTGAAACCACAAACACAAAGATACTGATCAGTTTCCATAGATATATATGACAAAATGAAGACTACACAAACAAATCCACATGCATTCTGCAAAATTATAAGTATTGACAAGGAGCGTAAAATGACACCGTACCCCGGCCCGCCCATTTTCATGATCAGATGCTGATAATTAGCACGGCTAACAAGAAAGCAGGATAGTACGTTGTAGGTCATAGCCAATTTTCCTTACAATGCATATGCATAATATACTATTTAAtgagatatatatgtatactctCCGGATATGAGATTTCAAGAAATTGTGTCCTTTAGTACttcaataaaaattaataaataatctatttctaaactatatatttatttatctaaATTCAAAAGCCTTAGTAATTATTTCTATGTATCAATCTTTTAGAAATTATGAACGATTTAGTTTGGAAATTGAGCAAGAGAGAGAGTTCTAATAAAATTAGCATGAAAGAGAAATTTTTGATCTGACTAACCAAACTATGTAGAAAGTATGAAAGAATTCTCTCTCTATAAaagtatatattaaatataaaaaaatgtaaGAAAATGGGGCATGAGGTGGTCACCCGCTGTTGCAGCCTCACCTGCATGACTTTGATCcctttttttatattatgaaatgatatatatatatatatatataaatattcatATATTCTTGACTAAGGAGGAGAAGCATTGATCAGCTAGCTGTACATAATTCATATAGAGGacgtttctttttcttccacATGTTGTAAGGGACTAAGGATTAAGATGATACCATCTGTAAATAATGTTTGCTTTTACTAACCTCGCTCACTCGTCTACGAATTGCAGCATCAATACATTTGACTACCCTTTCCTTCTCACCTTCAGTATCAAGGGTGCAACCATCCATGTGACGAATATAGTACTCCTGCATGCAATCCACTATATGTTGTCATATCTTTTAATAACCACATCTTTGAGAGGATTGAAATGATTCGAGCTAGTTAACGTAGTGTATGTACGTACCTGTGATGCATATGGAACATCAGACGAGATGGTGGCATGGAAAACAACATACTCCATATCAGTGAGTGTGCATACAATGTCAAACATTAGTTTTGCGCGATCTTTGCACCGAACGCTGACCACCGAGTATCCTTTTTCTTCCCAACGCTCAATGGTGATCTTGGGTTGGAAACAGACAGGAAAATCAACCTCATTTGAAAATCTACCACCACTATGGCCACTGACCTCATAATCTCTATCAGCAAACAACATCTGGTGGAGCCGTCTATCCACATGAGTGAACCCCATAGAGAAACTGGTATGACCAACATTGTTATCATCCTTACACCCGCGTAAGATATTCTTGAGTTTATCTTCTATAGTTGATAATCTGGTTGGATTGTCCACAGGTTGGGATGTAGTGTCATTAACATAAACAACACATGCTATTCTTTCGTTGTGTGTCCATACTTCAGCAGCAAGTACATTAAAGTGCAGGTCAGCAAGAACAGCAGAGATCTCAGATAAGAGACCTGGACGGTCTCTTCCAATTAGCTCAATGACTGTGTGATCACCAACAGAATGAACTCCAACTCTTTTTCCTGACCAAGTCTTCACTACTTCTGTAGTATGCCCCTTTGGTCCTAAAGCCTATTCATGCACACAAATCATAGACAACAATGCTCTTAATACCATCATTTTCATGAAACCCTTTATGTAGGCTGCTTCACCTGCTTGGGACAATGGTGAGGCTTGGCTAAATTTACAAGTGAAATCATTACATCCAATTTGAAACTATGATAAAGGTCATTGTTAAAATTTGAATTATGCTAGCCACTGATGTATGTGAATTCGTGGTCCATGAATGGGAGTGCATAAGCATCAAAACTCATGTTGCAACAGTAGAGTAGCTAGAGCAGTAGAGGCCTGGGGGGTAGGTGCATACCTTTTCAATATGATCGATGGTTCTTTTGTCTGTAATCTGCTTTCCTTGTTGATCGGTGACGTGAAACACTgttaaaaatatatagaaatttcATCTGTCATCACCTCGAGAAAATTCT from Argentina anserina chromosome 2, drPotAnse1.1, whole genome shotgun sequence carries:
- the LOC126782908 gene encoding ACT domain-containing protein ACR3; translated protein: MSRVYWPYFDPEYENLSTRINPPRVSVDNSSCNDCSLVKVDSVNKPGILLEVVQVLTDLDLIITKAYISSDGGWFMDVFHVTDQQGKQITDKRTIDHIEKALGPKGHTTEVVKTWSGKRVGVHSVGDHTVIELIGRDRPGLLSEISAVLADLHFNVLAAEVWTHNERIACVVYVNDTTSQPVDNPTRLSTIEDKLKNILRGCKDDNNVGHTSFSMGFTHVDRRLHQMLFADRDYEVSGHSGGRFSNEVDFPVCFQPKITIERWEEKGYSVVSVRCKDRAKLMFDIVCTLTDMEYVVFHATISSDVPYASQEYYIRHMDGCTLDTEGEKERVVKCIDAAIRRRVSEGLRLELCAKDRVGLLSEVTRILRENGLSVSRAGVSTIGEQALNVFYVRDSSGNSVDIQKIEALREEIGHTMMFNVKKVSTISKAPETSGWAKTSFFFGYLIERFLA